From a single Solenopsis invicta isolate M01_SB chromosome 4, UNIL_Sinv_3.0, whole genome shotgun sequence genomic region:
- the LOC105201463 gene encoding uncharacterized protein C15orf61 homolog, whose product MQSRIIVNPCIERRALFTTRYANLWTRIFQKKRKKPLASEVLTSYLLQTGEPPWTSYFVRYADVVNDQRGMSHFNWPAGGSNYHVLRTGCFPYIKYHCSKRPVQDLSGEDRFFKAIKILNLGIPTLMYGLAATQLIRHREIVGTPRGDVTIYFLLPEDKGSSY is encoded by the exons ATGCAATCACGAATAATCGTCAACCCGTGCATCGAACGAAGAGCACTGTTCACCACGAGGTATGCTAATCTCTGGACAAGGATATTCcagaagaaaaggaagaaaccGTTGGCGTCGGAG GTCTTAACGAGCTACCTATTGCAAACCGGCGAACCCCCCTGGACTTCGTACTTCGTTCGATACGCCGACGTGGTGAACGATCAGCGGGGAATGTCGCACTTCAATTGGCCGGCGGGCGGCAGCAATTACCACGTACTTAGGACCGGCTGCTTCCCGTACATCAAGTATCACTGCAGCAAGCGGCCGGTGCAGGATCTCAGTGGCGAGGACAGATTCTTCAAGGCGATCAAGATATTGAACCTTG GTATTCCCACCCTGATGTACGGACTGGCCGCGACGCAGCTCATCCGACACCGCGAGATCGTGGGGACGCCTCGGGGTGATGTGACGATCTACTTCTTGCTACCGGAGGACAAAGGCTCGTCGTACTGA